The genomic interval GGGCGGTGGTCCAGGCGCTCGCGCCGGAGTCCCAGGCCTCGGCGAGCGGGACCAGATGGTCGATGTCGAGGTCGGAGGCGGCGGTCCAGGTGGCGCCGTCGTACGGGGAGTACCAGCTGCCGCTGGTGGCGGTGCAGGCGGAGTTGGTGACGACGTTCGAGCCGTCCCGCTTGAGGATGTACTCCCGGGTGTTGCAGGTGCCGCTGATGGTGATCCACGTCGGGAACAGGTCCCGGGCGTAGCCGGTGCGGTTCTCGGTCGCCACGGTGAGCGAGGCGAGGTAGGTGCGGGCGGTGGCCGCGCTGACCGGGGTGGGGAGGGCGGCGGAGGCGGTCGGGCCGTTGAGGACCGCGACGGAGGCTATGAGCGCGGTGAGCGCGCCAAGTATGCTGAGCCGTCGACGCGCGTAGAACTTCGGCATGCGAACTCCCTTGGGGGGGCGGGGGTGTTGGAGCGCGAGCGTTCGAATGCTCGTGGCTCCGTGTTGCGGGGAGATGTGCGTACGGTGAGAAGTTAATGACGCGTACATGACACGACA from Streptomyces sp. CC0208 carries:
- a CDS encoding HNH endonuclease family protein, which produces MPKFYARRRLSILGALTALIASVAVLNGPTASAALPTPVSAATARTYLASLTVATENRTGYARDLFPTWITISGTCNTREYILKRDGSNVVTNSACTATSGSWYSPYDGATWTAASDLDIDHLVPLAEAWDSGASAWTTAQRQAFANDVTRPQLIAVTDNVNQSKSDQDPAEWMPSVTSYRCTYVRAWVQVKYYYDLSVDSAEKSALTSYLANC